A stretch of the Planktothricoides raciborskii GIHE-MW2 genome encodes the following:
- a CDS encoding glycoside hydrolase family 13 protein, with translation MKIQTPDWVKQAVFYQIFPDRFAKSEPPAGKFCRQPGGGWQPEQLEPWDAPPTLQGYKGGNLWGVIEKLDYLQDLGINAIYFTPIFQSACNHRYHTHDYYQVDPILGGNQAFMALLDAAHQREIKVVLDGVFNHASRGFFFFNDILENGPNSPWVDWFLIENWPISAYDGSKLANYIGWANNRSLPKFNHDNSAVREYIMQIAEYWIQQGIDGWRLDVPYCVETPGFWQEFRQRVKAINPDAYIVGEVWKDSRQWLDGTQFDGVMNYLFTGPTIAFTAGDRVKMELVEHHEYYPYPALDAAGYAQKMQNLLNLYPWEIQLTQLNLLDSHDTARLLTICGEDLATIELATVLLMTSVGSPSIYYGDEVGLPGGDDPDCRRGFPPENQWNQSVLKMHKELIKLRRNYQCLQIGDYEIIGSQGMVYVFARTCPEESILVAINCGIESAIKSFSIRGEFKPNQRLYGQGQISCQDNQINLTLPPRSAIICI, from the coding sequence ATGAAAATTCAAACCCCTGATTGGGTAAAACAAGCTGTTTTCTATCAAATTTTTCCCGATCGCTTCGCCAAAAGTGAACCACCTGCGGGAAAATTTTGCCGTCAACCGGGGGGTGGTTGGCAACCGGAACAATTAGAACCCTGGGATGCACCTCCGACCCTACAAGGATACAAAGGAGGGAATCTTTGGGGAGTAATAGAGAAATTGGATTACTTACAAGACTTAGGCATTAATGCCATTTATTTTACCCCAATTTTTCAATCCGCTTGTAATCACCGTTACCACACCCATGACTATTACCAAGTTGACCCCATATTGGGAGGGAATCAAGCATTTATGGCTTTGCTAGATGCTGCCCATCAACGGGAAATTAAGGTGGTACTGGATGGAGTATTTAATCATGCCAGTCGAGGATTTTTCTTTTTTAATGATATTTTAGAAAATGGCCCAAATTCTCCTTGGGTAGATTGGTTTTTAATAGAAAATTGGCCTATATCCGCTTACGATGGCAGTAAACTGGCGAATTATATCGGTTGGGCAAATAATCGATCGCTGCCTAAGTTTAACCACGACAATTCAGCGGTGCGAGAATATATTATGCAAATTGCCGAATATTGGATTCAACAAGGAATTGATGGCTGGCGTTTGGATGTGCCTTACTGTGTGGAAACTCCCGGATTTTGGCAGGAATTTCGCCAACGAGTGAAAGCCATAAACCCGGATGCTTATATTGTGGGAGAAGTCTGGAAAGACTCGCGACAATGGTTAGATGGCACCCAGTTTGATGGGGTTATGAATTATTTATTTACCGGACCAACGATCGCCTTTACCGCAGGCGATCGCGTCAAAATGGAACTGGTAGAACATCACGAATATTACCCCTATCCCGCTTTAGATGCCGCTGGATATGCCCAAAAAATGCAAAACCTGCTAAATTTATATCCGTGGGAAATTCAACTCACCCAATTAAACTTATTAGATAGTCACGATACCGCCAGATTGTTAACCATTTGTGGAGAAGACTTAGCTACCATAGAATTAGCCACGGTGTTATTAATGACCAGTGTCGGATCGCCGAGTATTTACTATGGGGATGAAGTGGGTTTACCGGGAGGTGATGACCCAGATTGTCGTCGGGGCTTCCCCCCAGAAAATCAATGGAATCAATCGGTCTTAAAGATGCACAAAGAGTTAATTAAGCTGCGGCGAAATTATCAGTGTTTACAGATAGGAGACTATGAAATTATCGGCAGTCAGGGAATGGTTTATGTGTTTGCCCGGACTTGCCCAGAAGAATCGATATTGGTCGCCATTAATTGCGGGATAGAATCGGCAATAAAAAGCTTTAGTATTCGCGGTGAATTTAAGCCAAATCAGCGATTATATGGGCAGGGACAAATATCTTGCCAGGACAATCAAATTAACTTGACTTTACCGCCTCGTAGCGCTATTATTTGTATATAG
- the ndhI gene encoding NAD(P)H-quinone oxidoreductase subunit I — protein sequence MLKFLKQVSDYTKETFQAAKYIGQGLSVTFDHMRRRPVTVLYPYEKLIPSERYRGRIHFEFDKCISCEVCVRVCPINLPVVDWEFNKETKKKKLKHYSIDFGVCIFCANCVEYCPTNCLSATEEYELAAYDRHDLNYDNVAMGRLPYKVTNDPMVTPLRELAYLPKGINDPHDLPEGSVRAGKRPEELLEKMEK from the coding sequence ATGCTAAAGTTCCTCAAACAAGTTAGCGACTATACCAAAGAAACCTTTCAAGCCGCCAAATATATTGGCCAAGGTCTTTCGGTGACATTTGACCATATGCGTCGTCGTCCAGTGACGGTGCTCTATCCTTACGAAAAACTGATTCCTTCCGAACGGTATCGGGGACGAATTCACTTTGAATTTGACAAATGTATTTCTTGTGAAGTCTGCGTGCGGGTTTGTCCAATTAATCTGCCGGTAGTGGACTGGGAATTTAACAAAGAAACCAAGAAGAAAAAGCTGAAACACTACAGTATTGATTTCGGAGTTTGTATTTTTTGCGCCAACTGTGTGGAATATTGCCCCACCAACTGTCTGTCGGCGACGGAAGAATATGAACTAGCCGCCTACGATCGCCATGATTTGAACTACGACAACGTGGCAATGGGGCGTTTGCCTTATAAAGTCACTAATGACCCAATGGTGACGCCCCTGCGAGAATTGGCCTATTTGCCCAAAGGGATCAACGACCCCCACGATCTGCCGGAAGGCTCGGTTCGCGCTGGTAAACGCCCAGAAGAACTCCTGGAAAAGATGGAAAAATAA
- a CDS encoding YcjF family protein → MRPTRLLTIYIGLALILGLILWLVNSLYQLYIQVSYTAPFLALLLVLLAIALLGLLVATFLYYMGLLPGYPLPTKGGRRPKKRQIPVQKTAAAAETLQAIREQVTQIQDEVARQAMLRRTREIEANLARGNLHVVVFGTGAAGKTSVVNALLGRIVGRVEAPMGTTEVGETYTLKLKGLERDILITDTPGISETGVAGSQREEIARKLATEADLLLFVVDNDLSRTEYESLQALMEIGKRSLLVFNKTDLYTETEQEIILARLRERVRGYISPMDLVAVAANPKPVQLEGGGCFEMEPDIMPLIRRMAVILRAEGEDLVADNILLQSQKLGEEARKLIDSQQRRQAEKIVERFQWIGAGVIACTPVPVVDLLATAAVNAQMVVEIGKIYDCEINVERGREMALSLAKTLASLGIVKGALNLLTTALQLNLSTIILGKVIQGITAAYLTRIAGKSFVEYFRHDQDWGDGGMMEVVQRQFELTKKDEFVQGFVKDAIARVVDPLKENLPNLSDTLPPTFEGEWAAQDPGYQAAYPSEYPSEYPSDYPSEYPSDYSDWETPRSRQRDDW, encoded by the coding sequence ATGCGCCCCACTCGTCTGTTAACCATCTATATCGGTTTGGCCCTGATTTTAGGGCTGATTCTGTGGCTGGTGAATTCTCTTTACCAGCTATATATTCAGGTCTCTTATACCGCTCCATTTTTGGCGTTATTGCTGGTATTACTGGCGATCGCCCTCCTGGGGCTGTTAGTGGCCACCTTTCTCTATTACATGGGACTCCTGCCCGGATACCCCTTACCCACCAAAGGGGGAAGGCGCCCTAAAAAACGCCAAATCCCGGTGCAAAAAACTGCTGCCGCTGCGGAAACTTTGCAGGCAATTCGAGAACAGGTGACGCAAATTCAAGATGAAGTGGCCCGCCAAGCCATGTTACGTCGCACCCGCGAAATTGAAGCCAATTTAGCCAGAGGAAATTTGCACGTGGTGGTCTTTGGCACTGGCGCCGCTGGCAAAACCTCCGTGGTCAATGCCCTCTTAGGGCGGATCGTCGGTCGGGTCGAGGCGCCAATGGGCACCACCGAGGTGGGAGAAACCTATACTCTCAAGTTGAAAGGATTAGAACGAGATATTCTGATTACTGATACACCGGGAATTTCCGAGACAGGTGTGGCTGGTTCTCAACGAGAGGAAATTGCTCGCAAACTCGCCACGGAAGCCGACTTATTATTATTTGTGGTGGATAATGACCTGAGTCGCACGGAATATGAATCCCTGCAAGCCTTAATGGAAATTGGCAAGCGATCGCTCTTGGTCTTCAATAAAACTGACCTCTATACCGAAACGGAACAAGAAATTATCCTCGCCCGACTGCGAGAACGAGTGCGGGGCTATATCTCCCCAATGGATTTAGTCGCAGTAGCAGCGAATCCCAAACCCGTGCAACTCGAAGGGGGCGGTTGTTTTGAAATGGAACCGGATATTATGCCCCTGATTCGCCGAATGGCCGTGATTTTAAGGGCTGAGGGGGAAGATTTAGTCGCCGATAATATTCTGTTGCAGTCGCAAAAATTAGGAGAAGAAGCCCGAAAGCTGATCGATAGTCAGCAACGACGCCAAGCGGAGAAAATTGTGGAACGGTTTCAATGGATTGGCGCTGGGGTGATTGCCTGCACCCCAGTCCCCGTGGTGGATCTGTTAGCCACAGCCGCCGTCAATGCCCAAATGGTCGTAGAAATTGGCAAAATTTACGATTGTGAAATTAACGTGGAACGAGGTCGAGAAATGGCCTTGTCCTTGGCTAAAACTTTGGCGAGTTTAGGCATTGTTAAAGGCGCATTAAATTTACTGACCACCGCCTTACAACTGAATCTAAGTACCATTATCCTGGGTAAAGTGATTCAAGGAATTACCGCTGCCTATTTAACCCGCATTGCCGGAAAAAGTTTCGTTGAATATTTTCGACACGATCAGGATTGGGGGGATGGCGGCATGATGGAAGTGGTTCAACGCCAATTTGAACTGACCAAAAAGGATGAGTTTGTCCAAGGTTTCGTCAAAGATGCGATCGCCCGCGTCGTGGATCCGCTGAAAGAGAACTTACCTAACTTATCCGATACCCTGCCACCCACTTTTGAGGGGGAGTGGGCTGCCCAAGACCCCGGATATCAGGCAGCTTATCCGTCAGAATATCCGTCAGAGTACCCGTCAGACTATCCGTCAGAATATCCGTCAGACTATTCCGACTGGGAAACGCCGCGATCGCGACAACGAGATGATTGGTAA
- the nuoK gene encoding NADH-quinone oxidoreductase subunit NuoK — MQLHLEYFLLLAAALFCIGIYGLVTSRNAVRVLMSIELLLNAVNLNLMAFSNFIDSATIKGQVFTVFVITVAAAEAAVGLAIILAIYRNRDTVDMEQFNLLKW, encoded by the coding sequence ATGCAACTTCACCTTGAGTATTTTTTATTGTTGGCTGCTGCCTTATTTTGCATTGGCATTTATGGTCTGGTGACAAGTCGTAATGCTGTGCGAGTTTTGATGTCTATTGAGTTACTGCTCAATGCGGTTAATCTTAATCTGATGGCTTTTTCTAATTTTATTGATTCAGCCACGATTAAAGGCCAAGTGTTTACGGTGTTTGTGATTACCGTAGCTGCCGCCGAAGCTGCCGTAGGTTTGGCGATTATTTTGGCGATTTATCGCAACCGGGATACGGTGGATATGGAACAGTTTAATCTGTTGAAATGGTAA
- the psbC gene encoding photosystem II reaction center protein CP43, whose translation MIGGRDQATTGFAWWAGNARLINLSGKLLGAHVAHAGLIVFWAGAMTLFEVAHFVPEKPMYEQGLILLPHLGTLGFGVGPGGEVIDTFPYFVVGVLHLISSAVLGFGGIYHAIRGPETLEEYSSFFGYDWKDKNQMTNIIGYHLILLGCGALLLVFKAMFFGGVYDTWAPGGGDVRVITNPTLNPAVIFGYLVKAPFGGEGWIIGVNNMEDIIGGHIWIGLTCIAGGIWHILTQPFGWVRRAFIWNGEAYLSYSLGALSLMAFIATAFVWFNNTAYPSEFYGPTNAEASQAQAFTFLVRDQRLGANIGSAQGPTGLGKYLMRSPTGEIIFGGETMRFWDFRGPWVEPLRGPNGLDLKKLKNDIQPWQIRRAAEYMTHAPNGSINSVGGIITEANGFNYVNPRAWLAGSHFILAFFFLVGHLWHAGRARAAAAGFEKGIDRENEPVMSMDYID comes from the coding sequence ATGATCGGCGGACGTGACCAAGCCACTACCGGCTTTGCCTGGTGGGCTGGTAACGCTCGTTTAATCAATCTGTCTGGTAAACTCCTGGGTGCTCACGTTGCCCACGCTGGCCTGATTGTCTTCTGGGCTGGAGCCATGACCCTGTTTGAAGTGGCTCACTTCGTACCAGAAAAACCCATGTACGAGCAAGGTTTAATTCTCCTGCCTCACTTGGGTACCCTGGGCTTTGGTGTTGGCCCTGGTGGTGAAGTAATTGATACCTTCCCTTACTTCGTGGTTGGTGTTCTGCACTTAATCTCATCTGCTGTTCTCGGTTTTGGCGGCATTTACCACGCCATCCGTGGTCCAGAAACCCTCGAAGAATACTCTTCTTTCTTTGGGTATGACTGGAAAGACAAGAACCAGATGACCAACATCATCGGCTATCACCTGATCCTGCTCGGATGCGGTGCGCTGCTTTTGGTGTTCAAAGCCATGTTCTTTGGCGGCGTCTACGACACTTGGGCGCCTGGTGGTGGTGATGTCCGCGTGATTACTAACCCCACTTTGAACCCCGCTGTGATCTTCGGTTATCTAGTCAAGGCTCCTTTTGGCGGCGAAGGCTGGATCATCGGTGTCAACAACATGGAAGACATCATCGGTGGTCACATCTGGATTGGCCTGACCTGCATTGCTGGTGGTATCTGGCACATTCTGACTCAGCCCTTCGGTTGGGTACGTCGTGCCTTCATCTGGAATGGAGAAGCTTATCTGTCTTACAGCTTGGGCGCTCTATCCCTGATGGCCTTCATCGCCACTGCTTTCGTTTGGTTTAACAACACTGCTTATCCCAGCGAATTCTACGGGCCAACCAACGCCGAAGCTTCTCAAGCTCAAGCTTTCACTTTCCTGGTTCGTGACCAACGCTTAGGTGCCAACATTGGTTCTGCTCAAGGCCCCACTGGTCTTGGTAAATACCTCATGCGCTCTCCCACTGGTGAAATCATCTTCGGTGGTGAAACCATGCGTTTCTGGGATTTCCGTGGCCCCTGGGTTGAACCCCTCCGTGGTCCTAATGGCTTGGATCTCAAAAAGCTCAAGAACGACATTCAGCCCTGGCAAATTCGTCGTGCTGCTGAATACATGACCCATGCTCCCAACGGTTCTATCAACTCCGTCGGTGGCATTATCACTGAAGCCAATGGCTTCAACTATGTGAACCCTCGCGCTTGGCTCGCTGGTTCTCACTTTATTCTGGCTTTCTTCTTCTTGGTCGGACACCTCTGGCACGCTGGTCGCGCTCGCGCTGCCGCTGCTGGTTTTGAAAAAGGTATCGATCGCGAAAACGAGCCAGTTATGTCGATGGATTACATCGACTAA
- a CDS encoding AAA family ATPase has protein sequence MQGKRFIRTLQLKNLLSYGSEESTIDLQPLNVLIGSNGSGKSNLIQAIGLLQATPRNLAAPIREGGGVSEWLWKGGSEQQFPIAHISATIDYPEGVMPLRYQMSFTMNGQRLELVDESVENEQKFDDNYEDVYFFYRYQNGHPILNFRTKPEAKAGREDQRVKRSLQREELSPEQSVLSQKKDRDYYPELTYLNHQFSQIRIYREWNLGRYTPPRLPQPSDLPNDFLEEYYSNLGHVLNNLDFQVYKPLLIEKLQKFYDAIADILVRVEASTLQVFLREKQRHRPIPATRLSDGTLRYLCLLTILCHPSPPPLVCIEEPEIGLHPDILPMVAELLIEASQRTQLIVTTHSDALISGLSEVPESVLVCEQNQKGSYLRRLNPQRLKKWLEDYSLGDLWRIGEIGGNRW, from the coding sequence GTGCAAGGAAAACGGTTTATCCGCACGCTGCAATTAAAAAATTTACTTTCTTATGGCAGTGAAGAGTCAACAATTGACCTTCAACCCTTGAATGTTTTAATTGGCTCTAATGGATCGGGTAAGTCGAATTTAATTCAGGCAATTGGGCTTTTGCAGGCAACTCCTAGGAACTTGGCGGCGCCAATTCGGGAAGGGGGAGGGGTTAGCGAGTGGCTTTGGAAAGGAGGGAGTGAACAACAATTTCCGATCGCGCATATTTCGGCAACGATTGATTACCCGGAAGGAGTGATGCCGCTGCGTTATCAGATGAGTTTTACCATGAACGGTCAAAGACTGGAACTGGTGGATGAGTCGGTAGAAAATGAGCAAAAATTCGATGATAACTATGAAGATGTTTATTTTTTCTACCGATACCAAAATGGTCATCCGATCTTAAATTTCAGAACTAAGCCTGAAGCGAAAGCGGGAAGGGAAGATCAGAGAGTTAAACGATCGCTTCAACGGGAAGAACTGAGTCCAGAGCAATCGGTTTTATCCCAGAAAAAAGACCGAGATTATTACCCAGAACTGACTTATTTAAATCATCAGTTTTCTCAGATTCGCATCTATCGAGAATGGAACCTAGGCAGATATACGCCGCCCCGACTGCCACAACCATCGGATTTACCCAATGATTTTTTAGAAGAATATTACAGTAACCTGGGTCATGTTTTAAATAATTTAGACTTCCAAGTATACAAACCATTACTCATAGAAAAATTGCAAAAATTCTATGATGCGATCGCGGATATCCTTGTCCGAGTTGAAGCAAGTACATTGCAAGTATTTCTGCGGGAAAAGCAACGCCACCGACCAATTCCGGCAACTCGTCTATCCGATGGCACCCTGCGTTATCTATGTTTGTTGACCATCCTTTGCCACCCCAGTCCACCGCCTCTTGTTTGTATCGAAGAACCAGAAATCGGCTTACATCCAGATATTCTCCCGATGGTAGCTGAGTTGCTCATTGAGGCTTCTCAGCGAACTCAATTGATCGTGACCACCCATTCTGATGCTTTAATTTCTGGCTTAAGTGAAGTCCCCGAATCAGTCTTAGTCTGCGAACAAAATCAGAAAGGGAGTTATTTGCGTCGTTTGAATCCTCAGCGGTTAAAAAAATGGCTGGAAGATTACAGCCTCGGAGACTTATGGCGCATCGGTGAAATTGGAGGAAACCGATGGTAA
- a CDS encoding DevA family ABC transporter ATP-binding protein → MLKQPAIDIKNLNHFFGKNSLKKQVLFDINLKIFPGEIVLMTGPSGSGKTTLLTLVGGLRSPQEGSLKVLGKELSVAQPKDFVLLRRNIGYIFQAHNLLACLTARQNVQMSLELHPEIQENLREKAAGILTAVGLEDHIDYYPENLSGGQKQRVAIARALVSHPQLVLADEPTAALDSKSGRDVVEIMQHLAKKQGCTILLVTHDDRILDIADRIVHLEDGRLFNN, encoded by the coding sequence ATGTTAAAACAACCTGCAATTGACATTAAAAATTTAAACCATTTTTTTGGCAAAAACAGCCTAAAGAAGCAAGTTTTATTTGATATTAATTTAAAAATATTTCCCGGAGAAATCGTGCTAATGACCGGGCCATCGGGTTCGGGAAAAACCACCTTATTAACCCTGGTGGGAGGACTGCGATCGCCCCAAGAAGGCAGCTTAAAAGTATTGGGTAAAGAACTTTCTGTCGCCCAACCCAAAGATTTTGTCTTACTCCGCCGAAATATTGGCTATATTTTTCAAGCCCATAACTTACTCGCTTGTTTAACCGCAAGGCAAAACGTGCAAATGTCCCTAGAACTTCACCCAGAAATTCAAGAAAATCTCCGGGAAAAAGCCGCCGGAATTCTCACCGCAGTGGGACTAGAAGATCATATTGATTACTATCCCGAAAACCTATCGGGAGGGCAAAAACAACGAGTAGCGATCGCCCGGGCATTAGTCAGTCATCCCCAACTGGTATTAGCGGACGAACCCACCGCTGCTTTGGACAGTAAATCTGGTCGGGATGTAGTCGAAATCATGCAGCATCTTGCTAAAAAACAAGGCTGCACCATCTTATTAGTGACTCACGATGACCGCATCTTAGACATCGCCGATCGCATCGTACATTTAGAAGATGGACGTTTATTCAACAACTAA
- a CDS encoding NADH-quinone oxidoreductase subunit J: MNLAEGVQIVSFGLLALMMIGSALGVVLFSNIVYSAFLLGAVFTSMAGIYVLLNADFVAAAQLLIYVGSVNVLILFAIMLVNKREKFAQVGNAALRQLVTALVGFGLFALLGTMILSTPWPVKTGAIAPGSSTVEAIGKHFFTDFLLPFELASLLLLIAMIGAIILARRDFYRDDIPAAPVAPVLTLPERAKESIGALSSSQKKS, from the coding sequence GTGAATTTAGCGGAAGGCGTTCAGATAGTTTCGTTTGGCTTGTTGGCCTTAATGATGATTGGTTCAGCATTAGGAGTGGTGCTGTTTTCTAATATTGTTTACTCCGCGTTTTTGCTCGGTGCTGTATTTACCAGTATGGCCGGGATCTATGTGCTGCTGAATGCAGATTTTGTGGCAGCGGCTCAACTGCTGATTTATGTGGGTTCGGTGAACGTGCTGATTTTGTTTGCCATTATGTTGGTGAACAAGCGGGAAAAGTTTGCCCAAGTGGGAAATGCCGCCCTGCGTCAATTAGTCACCGCGTTGGTAGGCTTCGGTTTGTTTGCCCTCCTGGGGACGATGATTTTATCGACTCCTTGGCCGGTGAAAACTGGCGCGATCGCCCCTGGGTCTTCGACCGTAGAGGCGATCGGCAAACATTTCTTTACGGACTTTTTACTCCCCTTTGAATTAGCCTCACTGCTACTATTAATTGCCATGATTGGCGCAATTATTTTGGCGCGGCGAGACTTCTACCGGGATGACATTCCGGCGGCTCCCGTTGCCCCGGTGCTCACCTTACCAGAGCGGGCTAAAGAATCCATTGGCGCCTTAAGTAGCAGCCAGAAAAAATCATAA
- a CDS encoding ABC transporter ATP-binding protein — protein MESVADLSPQPISRENEAVVQTWDLSKFYRAGFWMNQKILSLKNCNLTIYPGETFGLLGQNGAGKTTLIKTLLGIVKPTSGRGVIFGRPLGDRAVRERIGYLPENAYFYDYLTGWECLEFAANLFQIPGEVREHRIIDLLDLVGLDKSSAKNKQMRQYSKGMLQRIGMAQALINDPELLLLDEPMSGLDPLGRYQMREIILSLKKQGKTIFFNSHILADVEKICDRVAILARGEIIASGTIKELIGTSDIYQVKGQGGNLEVLKQWLNNLEFEDETWQGILQGNTQDFLASLQLMEAKLISLTLANGSLEEFFVQQLREKGLTVTQ, from the coding sequence ATGGAATCTGTAGCTGATTTATCTCCTCAACCAATTAGCCGTGAAAATGAGGCAGTTGTCCAAACCTGGGACTTGAGTAAATTCTATCGGGCTGGGTTTTGGATGAATCAAAAAATCCTGTCCTTAAAAAACTGTAATTTAACCATTTATCCTGGCGAAACCTTTGGTTTATTAGGGCAGAATGGTGCAGGCAAAACCACATTAATTAAAACTCTTTTAGGAATTGTCAAACCCACCAGCGGACGAGGGGTTATTTTCGGGCGTCCTTTGGGCGATCGCGCCGTGAGAGAACGCATCGGTTACTTACCGGAAAATGCTTATTTTTATGATTATCTCACGGGCTGGGAATGCTTAGAATTTGCCGCTAATTTATTTCAAATTCCTGGGGAAGTTAGAGAACATCGGATTATTGATTTACTCGATTTAGTCGGGCTGGATAAATCCAGTGCTAAAAACAAACAAATGCGTCAATATTCCAAAGGAATGTTACAACGCATTGGCATGGCACAAGCTTTAATTAATGACCCGGAATTACTCTTATTAGATGAACCAATGTCCGGTCTTGACCCTTTGGGTCGATATCAAATGCGGGAAATTATTTTATCCTTGAAAAAGCAAGGAAAGACGATTTTCTTTAATAGCCATATTTTAGCAGATGTGGAAAAAATCTGCGATCGCGTCGCTATTCTGGCGCGAGGAGAAATCATTGCGTCTGGCACAATTAAAGAACTGATTGGCACATCAGATATCTATCAAGTCAAAGGCCAAGGAGGTAACTTAGAGGTATTAAAACAATGGCTCAACAATTTAGAATTTGAAGATGAAACTTGGCAAGGCATATTACAAGGAAATACCCAAGATTTTTTAGCCAGCTTACAACTGATGGAAGCGAAACTGATTTCTCTCACTTTAGCCAATGGTTCATTAGAGGAGTTTTTTGTCCAACAACTTCGGGAAAAAGGGTTAACGGTTACGCAATAA
- the nuoH gene encoding NADH-quinone oxidoreductase subunit NuoH — MNQGIDLQGSVIQLLVDLGLPPQVAKVIWIPLPMFLMLAVATVGVLVAVWLERKISAAVQQRIGPEYAGPLGVLQPAADGLKLIFKEDIVPTKADPILFTLGPILVVLPVFISYLIVPFGQNLIISDLSIAIFLWIALSSVAPIGLLMAGYSSNNKYSLLGGLRAAAQSISYEIPLALAVLAIVMMSNSLSTIDIVEQQNSYGILGWNVWRQPVGFLIFWICALAECERLPFDLPEAEEELVAGYQTEYAGMKFGLFYVGSYVNLILSALLVSVLYFGGWTLPIPIELIAQWIGVSETTPWFQVIAAVLGITMVLLKTYFFVFLAILLRWTLPRVRIDQLLNLGWKFLLPVGLVNLLLTAALKLAFPFAFGG; from the coding sequence ATGAACCAAGGAATAGACTTACAAGGAAGCGTTATACAATTGCTGGTGGACTTAGGACTGCCTCCCCAAGTCGCCAAAGTGATTTGGATCCCCCTGCCCATGTTTTTAATGTTAGCCGTAGCCACGGTTGGGGTATTGGTAGCAGTCTGGCTAGAACGAAAAATCTCTGCCGCAGTACAACAGCGAATTGGTCCCGAATACGCTGGCCCATTGGGGGTATTGCAACCCGCCGCTGACGGGCTAAAGCTAATTTTTAAAGAAGATATCGTCCCCACGAAAGCGGATCCGATCCTCTTTACCCTCGGCCCAATTCTGGTAGTGCTGCCGGTATTTATCTCTTACCTGATCGTTCCCTTCGGGCAAAATCTGATCATCAGCGACTTGAGCATCGCCATTTTCTTATGGATTGCCCTTTCTAGTGTCGCCCCGATCGGTTTGCTGATGGCCGGTTATTCCTCCAACAACAAATACTCTCTGTTAGGTGGACTGCGGGCGGCTGCCCAGTCCATTAGCTATGAAATTCCTCTGGCTTTGGCGGTATTGGCGATCGTGATGATGTCCAATAGCCTCAGCACCATTGACATCGTAGAACAACAAAACAGTTACGGCATTCTCGGCTGGAATGTCTGGCGTCAGCCCGTTGGGTTCCTAATTTTTTGGATTTGCGCCTTGGCTGAATGCGAACGTCTGCCTTTTGACTTGCCGGAAGCGGAAGAAGAACTGGTGGCCGGATATCAAACCGAATATGCGGGGATGAAATTCGGTCTATTTTATGTGGGTTCTTACGTCAACTTAATTCTTTCCGCCTTATTGGTGTCAGTGCTCTACTTCGGTGGCTGGACATTGCCCATTCCCATTGAACTGATTGCCCAATGGATCGGGGTCAGCGAAACTACCCCTTGGTTCCAAGTAATCGCAGCGGTGCTGGGAATTACAATGGTGCTCCTGAAAACTTACTTCTTCGTGTTTCTGGCGATTCTCTTGCGCTGGACTCTGCCACGAGTGCGGATTGACCAACTCCTGAACCTGGGCTGGAAATTCCTGTTACCCGTGGGTCTGGTGAATTTGCTGTTAACTGCCGCCTTGAAGTTGGCTTTTCCCTTCGCTTTTGGTGGTTAA